In Nostoc sp. CENA543, a single genomic region encodes these proteins:
- a CDS encoding COP23 domain-containing protein, whose amino-acid sequence MKFFCLRTLITTGAIAIGVVSITQQPGWTQYNRGFYCDMSTGKPITMYRNSSGEREPWIRWTSNFFQNSGYDNFTRCREVSRRLEIYRQQRRLRFITVGMMNRQRVVCTASQINGRCERLIFTLKPGQDAVATLDNLLAWRKGETGTPSLYESASSPYIDVSSRLDSDSDTPSVVSPTNSQHEPQSPTSNPDREL is encoded by the coding sequence ATGAAATTTTTCTGTTTAAGAACATTGATCACAACAGGTGCGATCGCCATTGGTGTAGTTAGCATCACACAGCAACCAGGTTGGACACAATACAACAGGGGTTTTTACTGTGATATGTCCACAGGCAAACCAATCACGATGTATCGCAATTCTAGCGGAGAGCGAGAACCGTGGATTCGCTGGACTTCTAATTTTTTTCAAAACAGTGGTTATGATAATTTCACCAGATGTAGAGAAGTTAGCAGGCGGTTAGAAATTTACCGCCAACAAAGAAGATTAAGATTCATTACTGTGGGTATGATGAATCGTCAGCGTGTGGTTTGCACCGCTAGTCAAATCAATGGTCGTTGTGAAAGACTTATTTTTACTCTGAAGCCAGGACAAGATGCAGTCGCAACGTTAGATAATCTCCTAGCTTGGCGCAAAGGTGAAACAGGAACACCTTCGCTGTATGAAAGTGCTTCAAGTCCTTATATTGATGTCAGTAGCCGTTTAGATAGTGACAGCGACACACCATCTGTGGTATCTCCCACTAATTCCCAGCATGAACCGCAATCACCTACTTCTAATCCAGATAGGGAATTATAG
- a CDS encoding helix-turn-helix domain-containing protein, whose translation MFQSSFRRRKQKPGMLKPGTSLVQAARLLGVDQSTLYMALQKGQIPTHKRNGRTVVSQGALLDYRARIRHLS comes from the coding sequence ATGTTCCAATCATCATTCCGTCGAAGAAAGCAGAAACCAGGTATGCTCAAGCCAGGTACTTCGCTGGTGCAAGCAGCTAGACTTTTAGGTGTAGACCAAAGTACCCTGTACATGGCTCTGCAAAAAGGACAGATACCAACGCACAAAAGAAACGGGCGCACTGTAGTTAGCCAAGGTGCGCTGCTAGATTATAGAGCAAGAATCAGGCACCTTTCATAG